Below is a window of Maylandia zebra isolate NMK-2024a linkage group LG19, Mzebra_GT3a, whole genome shotgun sequence DNA.
CAAAactttcaattaaaaaaaaaaaaaaaaaaaaaaaaaaagcttcaaaaggaagtaaaatgaaaacaaggtTGGTTTCAGATAGCTGACGTAAACACTAGCACACAGCTGGAGCCCTCAGCCACCTGTAATTCAACAGtctgtaatttaaaaaactaaTAATAGAATAAACTACCCCcatatatttgtatatgtaTAGATGTCCAAACAGGTTTTTGTACCAGGTTGAAAACATGGttattagaaaaaagaaaaaaaaataaatccattcaacactgaaaaaaataaataaaaaaataaataaatatataaatatatatatatatatatatatatatatatatatatatatatatatatatatatatatatatatatatatatatatatatatatatatatatatgtttgtgtttacgtctttttttgAGAAGGTTGGCTTTTTTTGCGCTAGATTCTGAAGCTgtaggttttgtctctctccagcCAAAATTTattgaaccagcagcaaaagaagatccaaactactcTTCACATTTCGCTTCACATACAGTGGGATGCataagtttgggcaaccttgttaatagtcattattttccaaatttatgcacctgcctgattttgtttaaacaattattgcacactttctgtaaatccaatcaacttcatttcacttctcaaatatcactgtgtgtgtctcctatatgacatatttaactgacattttttattgtaacaaccaactatttatacaggaaaaataatgactattaacaaggttgcccaaacttttgcatcccactgtaaaCATCGTCgtgaattccctcttacttttgatgttttgcttccaccacgataaaaataaataaataaataaaaatcacacttcatgcacagctctctctctccctctcagtgtacttcaagaacagtttcccatgtcaaatctctgttttctgcattattcgcttgcttattacccaccagtctatgTACAGCGCTGTCGGacgctttttttttaactcacttccgacaaaaaaaaagtctaatttctgctgtttaatactgaagaaatgcaaactttttaaaattacatgaaaTTGCAAAATGATTAGTTGTGTCTCTAAttaaacctctgtaactttgctctgcttcacttcagcagcatcaggtaatgttacTGCAGAAAATTTTAAGgtggttatctgctataaaaaagccaggccaggaaaatctccatgtttttctgtgttttatgctcagttactttgacacaaagacatCTGATGTGATGCAttcacctttgataaagtctcgcaagcgtcagctttctttttatagatataaaaatatggatatgtcctgataaatgatcagaattataatatttctgactgtctgggGCAAAATTTCCCCGATTCAAATGGAATTGAaccgggaccttgtgaatctgAATCGAATCGATCGTAGAAATAAGCTATGATCACCCCTCCACGCACGGTGGCACTGTCACTTGGTCACTCTCTacggtagagtatcacttcctgtttcagcacatagttgtatttttgtgtagcaatttaattaaaaaacttacAGATAACAGATACAGGTAACTTCTTATTTCACGGTGTAATTTCCACGTGCTTAATTAGCAGCACACTCTGTGTATTCACTCGCAAAATAATGTTGACAATATTCACTCACTGGTCTTTAGGGTTTCGCTAGCTTACcttagctcgtagccgactcgttagcggcatggcctcttcacctgtctgttcttctgctcattgtgtcagatgtttagttaatCATCGGCCTCGATACTTGTAATAAATGTAGCCTatctgcagctctggaggccaggttcactgaattggagactcggcttcgcaccgTTGAAAAACtcgtagctagccaggcccctgtagccgTTAAGGCAGGAGgtagcgtaggccccgctagctgacCCCCGACAGACTGTCCGAGCAGCCGGGGAAGCAGGATGGCTGACTGACGGCAAGGAGGAAGCGTAGTCTTAAACAGAAACCCctggtacaccaccaacctgttGGTGTCTATGTGTCTAACCGGGTTTTTCACTCCGCACCACACGTGCCGGGGATCAAACTCTCGTTTTCACTgctttgcagatgacacccaactttatctatccatgaagccagagagcacacaccaattagttaaactagttggccctgaaaatcttagaaatatggtatctaaccagatgcttacactggatggcattaccttggcctccagtatcactgtgaggaacctttgagtcatttttgaccaggatatgtccttcaatgcacatattaaagaAATAAGTAGGACTGAATCCAAagtcctgctcctcacataaaGGTCTTAAACATAGAGGCCCCATCTTAACTTAATTACCTTATAGTATATCACCCCACTAGAGCATTTAGCTCTTGTACTGCAGGCTTAcctgttgttcctagagtaataacaagtagaatgggaggcagagccttcagttttcaggcccctcttctatggaaccagcttccagtttggattcaggagacagacactatctctacttttagtTAAAGTTACTTAAAGtttaaactttcctttttgctaaagcatatagttaggtgctgaccctgaatcctcccttggttatgctgcaataggcgtaggctgctggggggtttccatgatgcattgagtatttcttctttagccacttttctcactatgtgttaacagatcTGCCTGCCTTGAAttatacttgttattaatctctggctctcttccacagcatgtcttttatccagTCTTCCTACTCTCACGCCAACCAGTCGCGGCcaatggccgcccctccctgagtctggttctgactgaggtttcttcctgttaaaaagggagATTTTCCTCCCCACATTTGCCaatgtgcttgctcatagggggccaaatgattgttggggttttctctgtattgtagggtctaccttacaatctgaagtgccttgaggtgtttgttgttgtgatgcggcactgtataaataaaactgaattgaagtgAACTGAGAATTTAgcatgggagtctatggggatTGAAGACAGCTTCAAGAGGCCAttaaaggaactgcagttttgtcAGTTTTATGACGTCTTCACTTTTCAGGGGGGAAAGCAGAATTCAATGTCcaatttttaaagtatttttaatgCACTGTGAGAGCTTAAGTAGATTTAaataaatccattattgtatctTTGCTAAATTTGATGTATTCTAATAAAAGCATGGTGTtgaaatcccccccccccccaatcgtAAAATTGCCGTAGTTTTATTAAATACATGTTGAAATACAGCCATACAAGCACACAACCTTGAACTATCATatttgtgaatgactgaatgtagtgtaaagcgctttggggtccttagagactgagtaaagcgctatacaaatgcaggccatttaccatttgtgcCATTCTCTGTAATATTAAGGTAAAAAGAATGAATCAGCAAATTCTACATACTTGGTCTGAAATGCTAAGATTAAGATTTTGTCATGTGCCTTTTCTTATTTTGTCCTTCTGGATTTGCATGGCAGGCCTGGTGTGATTGAAACAGTAGCACAGGTGGAGGTTCATTTGCCTGCAATGCAGCACGAGAAGCCAAAAGCAGGTAAAGCCTGAGCAGTGTCTGTCCCCGGCTGCATAGGTTGAGACATTTGCCAAGATGGGAGTAAAGGAAAAGTTAAGTGTGATGCAGATCCCCTCCATTCTTGTGCTCGGCTTTGTTTATGTGGCATATGTGCTGATCGGTGGGGTGGTTTTCTGGAAGTTGGAGGGAGACCTCGGAATGAAGGACGTCAGCTACTTGcgtgaaaacaaagaaaggcTCCTTAGCACATACCCATGTCTCAACCAAGCTGGCCTGGAGGCCGTAGCTCAGgtgagaaacaaaaatgtggaaatgaaacaaactTTCTATACATATCTGCAATTTATGATTGCGCGTTTTGATAGaccttttctgcagctttctCTACCACTGTATTTACATCTTAACCACAACCATAatgattttgcatttttatattCCTTTATGGCGACAGTCCACCATTGTGGAACATTGAATACATTGACAGAAGGAACTAATTTATTACAGTTTGCTTTTTGGAACTATTCAGTGATTAGATCTAAATATATGCTTAAACTGGCTTAGTATATATTGATATATGTTGTTTGTGAACTTTGAAAATGTTTCCTACCATAAATTTGTTAATTTACTTCaacacatttttatgttttttgttacaATAATTTGACGGTAATTTGTGGTAATTTTACACTAATCAATACACTGTAACTATACGtaataattatattttgttcatgtttgcttgtttgtttgatttttattttactccTGTATGGATAAAAGTCATTGTTATCTATAGTTAATTGCAATGTTTTACAATTGCTGTCATGGGTAAGGAAAATTGTATAGGTATGATAAAATATTATTAGAGCTATTAAAACGTTTGTACCATCAAACTGAGCACACATTGGTAAAacgctgccccctggtggtgaaAGTTGAATTACCTACATTTTGAAGAGGGTAATTCGAAAAAGTACATTCAAAATAGATGTGCAGGATGTTTATGTGCTCAGTCTTTTATACCTTCAGtaaattatttaagtgactGGCAAAAGTAATGGGTCAAAACAGGTGAAAATGAGCCTGAGTTATAAACATGTTTTCATGTGACAAGGAAAACAAGCTTACATGCAAATAGCAGCTCCTTCAGACATTCCCAGCTGCACTTGCTTTGCCTGTGAATTTGACCAGACTTCATTTATGAAGCTTTACATTCTATACTCAATTCCCCATGAAACTCATAAACTTAATTTAAAGGTAGAAAGTTGTCCTCAAAAATGAATATTATACTGCATGTAAGAGTAGAAATGGTAATCACAATGTAATAAATGGCTGAAACCTTCTGCCTGTTGATGTAAGCTGCTTTGATTTGCATTGTGTCAAAGCAAATGCAGACAGCTTGTAAAGTTGGTTTGTTGATTGTTTTTAGTTGCTAATGTTTTTATTCCATTCTTgccatatatacatatatatattgcatttcatatcttttttttttttactttatcttAATTTTAACTTATATTCTTATTGATTTACCTTCTGCTGCTTTCTGTCTGATAGCAAGGTCATTGTGTTTCAATACCTCTTTAACAAGGTGGACCAGTATGCAAAGCAGTTACGTAATTGTGACTCATAAGATCTTATGGGAAATGTTCCTGTCAGGTCAAGAACTAGTGAAAACCAAGATAAAAATGTgggcattattatttttattatagttATTACTTCTATTAttgttaatttgtttttcaggttGTTAAAGACACATCAAAGGTGGGCCTGAGTTTGAAAAGCAACTACACGGCAGACGGCTTCTGGAAATTCACCAGCTCAGCTGTGTTTGCTGCCACTGTGGTCACAACTATAGGTCAGCTATGAGGGAAGGGAACaaccatatatatattttcttcccattctcatttaaatgttaaatgtttttcctttattttcatgactatctccattgtagattctcactgaaggctaaaaactatgaatgaacacatatggaattatatagtaaacaaaaaagtatgaaaagattcaaaacatgtttgatattttagattcttcaaaatGGTTGCCGTTTACTTTGGTTACTGCTTTGCTcactcttggcattctctcaATGAGTTTCATGAGGTAGTCACCTTAAATGCTTTTCCAACAGCCTTGAAAGAGTTTCCAGAGATGCTGAGAACTTCttggcccttttgccttcactctgcagTTAAtgtcatcccaaaccatctcaattgggtttaggtcaggtgactgtggaagcCAGGCCATCTGGTGCAGCACTCCATCTCTCTCCTTCTTAGTCAAATAGCCCTTAAACAGCCCAGAGATgttttggggtcattgtcctgtttaaATATGAGTGATGGTCCAACTAAACGCAAACCATATCGGATGGCATGTTGCtccaggatgctgtggtagccatgctggttcagtgtgccttttattttgaataaatccccaacagtgtTACCAGCAAACCACCCCCACACCAtcaccccctcctcctccatgcttcaccTTTTCTGTGTCGCACAAAGACACGGCGGGTGGAACCAAAtatctcaaatttggactcatcagaccaaagcacagatgtcCACTGGTCTATGTCCgttccttgtgtttcttggcccagACAAATCTCTTCTGCTCTTTACTTTTCCTTAATAGTGGTTTGtttgcagctatttgaccatacAGGCCTGTTTTGCACAGtctctgaacagttgatgtagagatgtgtctgctactggaactctatgtggcatttatctgggctctgatctgaggtgctgttaacttgtgatttctgaggctggtgactcagatgaatttatcctcagaAGTGgctcttggtcttcctttcctggggcTAACCTCATGTGAGCCAGTTTCATCGTAGCGCTTATGGTTTTTGCAACTGcagttcttaaagtaataaTGGACGGTGGTTCCTCTTTACTTAGCTTATTGGTTCCTGCCATATGAGTTTTTATATAATCTTTCTATCAGTTTTTATCACTTTTGTCATAATACATAATTCCATCTTGCTTCATATAGTTGATGTCTTCAGTATGTATCTACAgtgtagaaagtagtaaaaataaagaaaagtgaaGGGGTCCTCTTCACCAAAGAAGCAAAAATGTGAAGGAAAGGGACAGTGCTACCAATATCTTGGTAAAATGTCATCCTCTACCTCCTCACCTCAAGCCTGATCTCCTGAACTAAAGCCAGGGCTCTAATACATGACAGCCTGCTTACATGTGCGCACTCATTCTTGAAATTCTCGCTGTTACTTATTGTCAGCAGATTTAGCATGTGACTGTCCGATTTCCAGACAGCTGACAAGAAGCCCactaaacaataacaacaactgGTTGCAAGCTAATGTTATTCCTGCTAATATTATAGGCACTTTCTCTCTGAGAAACAGATCGATTACATTGTCACATTGTATGAGAGTTTATTCATGAAGTGTCAGAGTACAACAATGTAAGATCTATGTCAAAGACGGCTTCACTGCAGCTAACAGCTGTACTTAACAACAGAAAAGTTGTCGATCGTGGAGAGTTGGCAgcttgtcttgtaatcggaaggttgctggttcgaaccccggctcagacagtctcggtcgttgtgtccttgggcaagacacttcacccgttgcctactggtggtggtcagagggcgcggtggcgccagtgtccggcagcctcacctctgtcagtgcgccccaaggcggctgtggctacaatgtagcttgccatcaccagtgtgtgaatgtgtgtgtgaatgggtggatgactgaatgtgtaaagcgctttggggtcctttgggactagtaaagcgctatacaaatacaggccatttatttaCCATTTTAGTATCGCTTTCATTGGGCAGACGTTAACTTTACTGACTCATTTTGGACTCCTTTTGCAAAGTTTTATAGCCTCTTATCGTGTAACTAGTTGAGCATCTCACCCGgcattgacagctgaggtaaaaaGTGGCCCGACAACTTAGAGAAAACTCCCGGGCAGATCTGGTCTAGAGTCACTTTGTTATCTGAGTGCACTCACTACCAATGAAACCTAAAATaccaaaaaaatatttaaaatatttgactGTATTAGTTTGTGTAAGTGTTATTTAAATATGTTCAAATATAGTGTGcacaaaaaatgttgttgttttttttttttaacaaagatAGCAGTAGAAACATGCCTTTATGAGGTACAGTAGCCCCCTGCACTTGCGATATGACTGCGATCTACAGACATCTAATTGTGATATTTTGAACACTATAACTTTAAAGGTTTGCTTTAAACAATGCAGTACACCCCTCCATAGTACCATTCTCCTTCCACCACAGTAACAGTTTAAAGTTTTTCAGGTTATGGGAACATATGTCCCAGCACTACAGGTGGCCAGATCTTCTGCGTGTTCTTTGCGCTCTTCGGTATACCACTCAACATTGTGGTTCTCAACAGAGTGGGCAAGTACATCCTAGCCATAGAGAGGAACATCTCAGACTTCTTCGAGAAAAAGACTAGTCGAAAAGTAAGGATGTCCTGATTTTAGATAAACCTTTTGAAAAGGAGCGATTATTCTGTAGAGGATGACTAACACTGCTTCTCTTTCCCATGTCTTGCTGCAGACATGTACCCGCTTTTTCATCCACTTTGTATGTTACATCTGCGGAGCGGTTCTTTTCTTCATCATGCCCATGATTGTGTTCAAGCAGCAAGAGGACTGGACAAATGCAGAGGCCATCTACTACTGCTTCATCAGCCTCAGCACCATCGGCTTTGGAGATTTTGTGGCAGGTAAAGcagaattgtgttttttgtttagaaCAGACGTGACACCAATCGAGTCAAGAAACAGCATGAAAAAAGAAGTGCTGTGGTGTAGATGAGTACTAAAACAGCTTGCACTTGAGCAGCAGCTCCAGGCAGACTAAGGGAGCTTAAATAGCAGTCCTACGTAAGACTTGTCAGCATTTGCTCGGTTTCTGCAAGATAGAATTGCCTGTAAAAATGGAAAGTCATACCTGATTTCGCAATTTAAGGTCTCATATTTAGTGTGAAATTTGTATGCACCTCTTGGCCTCTTCCGGTCCTATTTTAACACATTGACATTGATGGTAAAATCATAGGCAAACGTGTGCAGAGGGTAAATATTAACTTTAGAGTCAGAGTGGCCTGACTTTAAAATCATTCAGCACTGCTGATCAACACTGGGTCTCTAACATCCGCCTATAATTTTAACAAAACTGTTACTCCATAATTTTTATCAACATTCACAGATATCATTTCATTAATTCTGTACTTGTATATTCAGAATTCTTGTTGGCAAGGAACCAGATCTTTGGTACTTGGAGCTTCTGGGTTCCTGTTTGCAGTCCGTGTTTTACTGACTAATCTGTTTGAGCCTGTTTGAGCTGGCTTTGTTTGTGCACAGATAAAAATGGAATGGATAACCAGTAAAGTATCTTTATACTTTCCAGTTCTAAAAAAATGTCATCTGCATTCGCTGTCCAGAACAGGAAGTCTCGAACTCATTCATTGGCTAAATCAGTCACTCTAAGAAATTACCAATACAAAGTGGATGACAGATAATACATATAGTATATGTATTAATAGTGAACTGTAACCCAAATACTATTAGGATGATGTGGGACAACATCAACACGGGGATATGAGACACATCAACATCccagtgttggtgttgttcctatATCAACATAATAATTATGGGCCAGGATAAATATTGCAACTGACCACTTCAACTATCATTTGCTAAGGAGTTAGctaatgcttttaaaaactatCACTATAAAGCCAACTTGAATACTCTAAATTTTCCCTTTAACGGGAAGAGAAACAACAGAAATGTACTGGCATGCCCTAGTAGTGTATAAACACATTGGAAATGAAAACAAGTGAGAGAAGAAGAACTCTGTGAATCACATTAAGTCATGCATCAGTCTGAGCCTATAAAAGAATAGTTGACGGATGGTTTAGGGCTCTAACTGTAaggtttattgaaaaaaaaatctgagtttaataTTAAAGCTGAGTAGAGTTTCTGGATCCAAACTTAATACACAGGAGAAGAGTCTGATAGGTGAAAGCTCTGGGTCCCATTTTACGTTTAGAAACTTGAGCACGCTTTGCTCACCTTTCACCCTGCTTATCAAATTTGCATCTATGCAAGTTGATTCTCTTCTCTGGAATCCAGGGACATCGTTTAGGAGGAAGTTAGAAGAGGACTTCTAAGAAGTGATTTAGGAAAAGTGGTTCAGTGGTGCACAGTGAGAAAACCTTGAAAAAGTATAAGCCACGTTTTAGAAATGATCGCATTCTGATCACATCTGTTTTGTATACTCGACTCAAACTGAATTTTATCTTGTAAAATCCCCAAATCCTTTCTTCTTTCCAGATAGCAATCCAGACAAATATTACCCAGATTGGTACAGCTTCCTCATAGCCTCGTGGATCTTCTTTGGCATGGCCTGGCTGGCGCTGGTTATCAACCACTCAATCGAAATCCTGGAGCGGCTCAACAACTACTTTAAAAAGCAGTTCAAAAAGAATGATAATCAACAGGGGGATGAGGCAGACGGTACAGCTGATAAAAACCCAGAGACACAGATGGAGGAGGAAGACGAGATCACCCAGCCTCCAGTTACTGAGTCCACCTAGTTATAGAGTTACCTACATCTGTTTGTGGTGATTTGATACGTGCCTGAGTTATTGTTTGTCAGTTTT
It encodes the following:
- the kcnk17 gene encoding potassium channel subfamily K member 5 isoform X2, coding for MKDVSYLRENKERLLSTYPCLNQAGLEAVAQVVKDTSKVGLSLKSNYTADGFWKFTSSAVFAATVVTTIGYGNICPSTTGGQIFCVFFALFGIPLNIVVLNRVGKYILAIERNISDFFEKKTSRKTCTRFFIHFVCYICGAVLFFIMPMIVFKQQEDWTNAEAIYYCFISLSTIGFGDFVADSNPDKYYPDWYSFLIASWIFFGMAWLALVINHSIEILERLNNYFKKQFKKNDNQQGDEADGTADKNPETQMEEEDEITQPPVTEST
- the kcnk17 gene encoding potassium channel subfamily K member 17 isoform X1, with translation MGVKEKLSVMQIPSILVLGFVYVAYVLIGGVVFWKLEGDLGMKDVSYLRENKERLLSTYPCLNQAGLEAVAQVVKDTSKVGLSLKSNYTADGFWKFTSSAVFAATVVTTIGYGNICPSTTGGQIFCVFFALFGIPLNIVVLNRVGKYILAIERNISDFFEKKTSRKTCTRFFIHFVCYICGAVLFFIMPMIVFKQQEDWTNAEAIYYCFISLSTIGFGDFVADSNPDKYYPDWYSFLIASWIFFGMAWLALVINHSIEILERLNNYFKKQFKKNDNQQGDEADGTADKNPETQMEEEDEITQPPVTEST